Below is a genomic region from Rhododendron vialii isolate Sample 1 chromosome 5a, ASM3025357v1.
TTCTTGAGGGGCTTAAGGCGCCGGCCTCTTAGGCCTTAGCCCAGAGCCGGCACTGCCCACAACCCACCTCCATCAGCAGCCACCAAAGCCGAAACAGAACCAAAGCTTGGTGACGGCGATGCACGCTCGCACCCAACCACCAAACAACCAATGATCGGATCACTGGACTGAGAGAAGATGTCGAAGAAGAGGGAAAATCGCAGATCGAGATCTCCACCACTGTTAGGCCCACCTGAGTTCACTTAGAAGTCGAAATCGGTTGGAGAAGCTCACGGCACCGCCAACAACACCTACCCAATAGGaaaccaaaaaccctaagaAGGCAGTCCAATGGGCGCTCGGCGACGGGAAAGAGGCGAGAccggcgagagagagagagacggcaaCATGGTCGCAAGATACCGCAAAGAAGaggggaagaaaagaaaagagaaaagagaaaagagaggggGAAAAGAGAGCAAGGGAAGAGGATGCCTGGGGGGGAGGAGGGAAGTGGCGCCTCCCCCAAGCCAGAAACTCTAATCGGTTGGGGTAGTGGCTCTTCGGTTctatcgagagagagagagagagagagagagagagagagagagagagagagagagagaatttgaggGGTAAATTGAGTTCCAACAATATTCCAATGAAAAATACAatagttctattttttattcttgGTTGGTAAGGGTAATACAATGCTAAAAAGCTATAAAAATGCCTTATAATCTAACATATATAAATATGTACTTTGTAGATGGTTTTCGTATCTTAGTATTTGCATTGTATCATTTCAGTATCCTGTATAAATATCCATACATATATGTAAATATACATTCtaatacatatacacacacaaggAAGTCTGCTCTGAATCAACCAATTGGAGccttacaaaaccaaaaagaaaatattccTTTAGTGTTTTCAACGTTGCCCATTACTCAACCGACGACAAAACTCATTACTCAACCCGTTGCCCGTTTAGTGTTTTTAACGTCGGTAAGGTCTTCGGTTTCCTTtgtctctctccatctcctcctttTGTTTTTCAACCTCCTATTCTGTTTCTCAGTGATATTCCTCTTCACAAGTCCATTTTCCGTTTTGGTTTCACAATCTGTTTTTGCATATCCCTATTTTCTTCCGTTTGGTTTTCTGTTGGGTAACTAGATTTTGCCTAACGGCATGGAGTTAATGCGGTTGGGGGAGGCAGATTGGCGTGGCTCCTGCCGTGTTTTGCGTTGTTGGATGCCATGGTTATTGCCTAACGGCTACGATGTGCATCCGCGGCAGTGGGGGGGTTTTGTCGTCGGTTCGTATCTCCATAGGTTTGCTGGTGGTGGTGTTTGGAGGTGGCATTCCGATGGTGGTAGGCTGTGGCTGTCTGATATTGGTGGCTATCGGTGGTGGCTGAATATCTCTGATCGGCAGTGTAGGTTTTGGGCTTTCATGGGTTGGGTTCTTTTGTGCGTGCTTTGTATTGTAAGATCTGGGCTTTTTAGGCCTTCAGGGTTTGTTGAGCTGTTTATTGTATATTTGGGCATTTTAGGCCTTTAAgtgtttgggctttgtcccaatgactgtattttttaactttttgttggatttctttttcccctttccttaataaaatgtttcttttgccaatcaaaaaaagaaaaacccccCACAAAGAAGAGGggtagaaagaaaagaaaaaagagagaggggaagagagagcAAGGGAAGAGGACGCTCAGGGGGAGGAGGGAAGCGACGCCTCCCCCCCCAAGCCAGAAACCCTAATCGGTTGGGGCAGTggctctgagagagagagagagagagagagagagagagagagagagagagagagagagagagagagagagagagagagagagagagagagagagagagagaatatggaCTTTGAGGGGTAAATTGAGTTCCAACGATATTGCAAAACGAAAAATACAATAGTTCTATTTTTCATTCTTAGTTGTTAAGGGTAATAAAATGCTAAAAAGCTATAAAAATGCCTTATAATCtaaaacacacacatatatatatatatatatatatatatatatatatatatattatgtactTTGTAAATGTTTTTTGTATCTTTGTATTTGCATCGTATCATATCAGTAGCCATACATATACGTAAATATACATTCTaatattatatatacacacagacAATAAAGTCTGCTCTGAATCAACCAACGGAGCTTTacaaaatcacaaaccaaacgcTAATTCCAAATAGGTGAGCCACTTCTTGATCTCCAGCCACAATCACTAGACTTTAGCAAAAGTTCACCATCCACATCGATCATTCCATATGGAGACCCAAACTCATTACTCAACCCATTGCCCATTTATTGTTCCCCAATCACCCAGCAACAATCGATTTTGTATATATGACGAAGGGGAGCACATTTGGGACACTGGTTGCAACAACCCGGTGATTTTGGTGCGAAGACATGGATGCGTTGACATTTGGattttggaaagagagagagatgctaaTACTATGTGAGAGCAATGATGTACTTTTAGTTTTTCTGCTTCCCCTGCCAAGGGACAAAACACTGACAACGGAGGTAAGTGTAATTTTCAGAAGGTGAGGGAGGTATTGTGTTGAAGACAAACCAGAGGGAGGCATGTGGGAttcacccaaaaagaaaaaccttaCCATCAAACAAATCAATAAGACTACCTGTGGTTATCAATTAACAAATCACTCCCTGCGGTTATACAGATGTGCTGAAAAATTCCTAATCCTTTGCCAGATCTGGTCCCCTCAAAAACAATATTATTTGGAATGAAGAGAGATTTGAGAAAGGAGAACCATTTCAAAAGTAAACTTTCAACAAAATTATGTGCACGCACAAGAAACTGGTCCAAATTTTTAAATGCAATACTCTAATACTAGTAGGAAATCATACGGTGAAACATTCTAGCCAGGATGGGGACCTTGTAGTGAGCAAAGTCACTAAAAGGGTTGCAGTGAGCAATTCAGCAGTCTATCTCAACAATTAACGGTCTGGATTTAAAACAAACTCATTCAGGGAAGAGTTCTCTTCTGTGaagagttttttatttttattttaatccgAAGCCgttaaaaacacttttagacggttaGAATTCGCTCACTGCAACCCTGTAGTGATTTCGCTAATTGCAGGGTCCCCGGATCCTTGTAGCTAGATTGGTCAATCATTGACTTTAATTAGCGTATTTAGGAAGAAATATAGAGTATCCTGTACGAAACACAATCCCAAAATGCAGGGCAAAAACTTTAGGCTTTTTCTTGATAGTTTACAACCTCTATCTgatctatatatataaacaccTCTCTTGCTTTGATTTTGGCCTACAACATTGTTTGATTTcccatgtatatatacatgggACACCCAATGCTGTTGTTGTTGGCATTTGCTTTGGCCCTTTCAGCTTATTGTTCTTCAGTGGCCTCTGCCGAAATCGTCGAGCATTGCTTTCATGTAAATCCAATCACTTTTGGTTTTATTTCTTTGTAATTTCTCATTCCCTCtcattcttcttttatttatttattttgagatagaaaaatatttcaaattattGAATGCAAATTATTTGAAGACATGAATATTTGGAAACCGACGATCCATGTATTCCCGGAACAACTATATTTATTTCTGCAGACAATGCAATTAACGGATGCTGTTTTCTTATATTTATTTCTACACTATGTTTCTTatacaatgattttttttaggtgGAAAATCTAACTATCACCCGACTATGCAAAGAACAAGTCATCATCGCTGTGAATGGAGGCCTTCCCGGCCCAACCCTAGAGGTTCATGAGGGTGACACACTGATCGTTCATGTTTTCAATGAATCTCCCTACAACCTCTCCATTCATTGGTAAGTATCATGAGTCTACAACTAGATATAGGACAACCacatttttgaattatttacGCCGTTGACTATAATTAATTTATATTATAGTCAACTGGCTCTTTGAATATCTATCTTTTCTTTTACACGTAATGCATGATGTAATGCATGATGTCCTAGGTCAGCTTGTGCGCACTTTAGACTAAACCTTACAGCTCCTCCCACATTTGTTTCACGCGCTTACACATATAGTAGTATTTAGATATatatacgttttttttttcaattactgCGGTAAGTGATAGTAATTGGACTCTATTAGTGTAAAATAatcttttactccctccgttccaaaaaaaGAGTCCATCATgaaaagtcgtgtcatttttcaaataaaaaaatcaactacttccgtgtataattttttgaattttttcgcatcgagatctttaatacggtacgaaaaaattcaaaaaattatacacgaaagtagttgatttttttatttgaaaaatggtaagagagagagagtgtgaaactcttttttttggaacagagggagtaataagAACTGGGGCCGGTTGGCATTTGCCACAACACCCTCTGCAGAGGCAGCCCAAGTCTTAGGCCATTAATGTTGAGGCGTGCGCGCGCGTACACACATTCACATTAAGAGATCACCTATTTCACTtacaagcaatgtgagactataatatttccttaacatctgCTCTCACAAACAACTGCATTTGAGGTAAGTCACTTGCAACCTCTTTTTTAGTCTATCAATGCGCATCCGTTTTACTGGTCTGTCATCATAGTGTGTagattataaatttttaaaatgtgggggtAAAATGAGCCATGCTCGGTACTAGGAGGAAATCTTATTTCTAACATGTACATAACCAATTGACTATGAGTAGAATGAGTAGAAAGTTTCCAACATTATACCATGTGATCACTCATTTCACTCTCAAGTAATGTGAGATTATATTTCGTTAACATGGGAATAAGATCAAATTTTAGCCCGCACGCGCGAGCACAcgcatatatacacacacacatacagtcagtctcaaatgaggtgatccgcattttagttaaaatgcggacctcctcattttctgatcgaatttcaatgatccgagccgcttaatgtcttcaaaatgtgattttaagtgtacatgtgagaaatcggcaaaaaaaatgacgggaaatggcttcatccgagcagtttttgtttgaaccgtttgataaaaaataaacaaaaactgttctgaacacattgagcggctcggatcatcgaaattcaatcgggaaagagagatccgcattttattaaaatgagatggtccttacgggagacggactctgtgtatgtgtgtgtgtgtgtatataaatatatacgaaatggttccggggacacccaaaaaaacaccccatagctcccgaccaaattttgatgatccgagccactcaatgtgatcagaacgtgattttaagggtactcgcgagaaatcagcaaaaaaaatgaccgggaaaggcttgatccgaacagtttcgaacagttttttattaaacgatttaaataaaaactgttcaaatcaagcatttccatgtcatattttttgctaatttctcgcgggcatccttaaaatcacattctgcacacattgaacagtttggatcataaaaatttgatcgggaactatgagattgagatttggggtatttttttaggtattttttggggtgtcccttgaaccatcccgatatatatatacacacacacatacatatacagtTCTTCTCCCGTGAGAGGGTCCTCGTTTTAGTTAAAATACGGACCTCATTTCCccattgaattttgatgatccaagccgctcaatgtgttcagaacgtaattttaagagtaccctcgagaaatcaacaaaaaaaatgaccggaaaaggatTCATCCGATCAgttccgaatagttttttattgaacgattcaaataaaaattgctcaaatcaagcccttcctggtcttttttttgggtgattttttacaaaggCCTTgtaaatcacgttctgattacattgagcagctcggatcattgaaatttgatctgaaaataagaaaaatgaggaggtccgcataaAATAAGGACCCCCTCACGAGCGacaaactatatatatatatatacacacacacacacacgaaacTAGTCCAGTTTTTTAAGTGCATATTGTTCCTATTTCCGAAAAATTTTAAGAACAGATTATGAAATTCTAGCTTCTAAAAATCTGCAGTGGAGTATTTGCTGCAGATTCTTGAAGCAACTTCTAAAAATCACCAGCTTTTTAACATGTCCTTTTAAGAAGCTGTGATTAGTGAACAGACAAAAATATTCATTGCCCTTCTAATAAAATTAACCTTGTCAAGGACAAAATAGACTCTTTcccaacaaaaatattattttccagCTTTTACAGGAAACACTACTCTTGAATAAACAATCTCAAATCTCTATAATCTCTGTAATACTAAATACGAAATTATATTGTGAAACATTCTAAATTGGGTAATTGTTGGTATTATATTAATTCATTGACTTGATGAGTATTTTAGAAAGAAATGTGCAGTTTCACCCAATTCGTTGTTTGTATCGTAATCCTATTAATGTAGGATTGTACTTTGGTTTTAATTGGACTTCCTTGGCGGGCGGTATCATCCATCATTTGAAGATTAGTTAAGGTGCACGTAAATTGACTAAAACACTCCGAATTAAAAAAGTGCTTATAATAATTGGGAAGAAAAATGCTAAAGTAGCCATCAAACTGTTCATAAGGTTTAAAAAGTATGAGTTCTAACATATGAAAAAATTTAGTACGAGTATTAATTAAGTACACCAAAATATATGACATGTTTATCGTAATTGCATcctatcaattttttcctccaaagaGCGTTTAGTGGGATTAACGTAGTAACAACTTCATTGTCCTGATATTCTTATAGGCACGGGATTTTCCAACTACAGAGTGGATGGGCGGATGGGCCTGCATATGTAACACAATGTCCGATATTCCCTGGAAACAAATACACATACAAATTCACCATCATAGGACAAGAAGGGACCCTTTGGTGGCATGCCCACTATGGGTACCTTCGTGCAACTGTATATGGGGCGCTAATCATCCGACCGAGAATGGGTAACTTGTACGCGTTCCCAAAACCTTCCGAAGAATTCCCAATTATTTTAGGTGCTTTGCAAACCCTTCTATTTATTCCGAGTCAAATTTTATTAAGCTTCGTAGTTTATGAATCCATGACAGAACACATAATAATTAACTAGTCTAACACGTAATAGTACTTACGATGTAACTCAATTCAGAATTAAAAGAATGAGAAAGTCTGCACACATACATTTGTGTCCATAGATTCCGACGATACTGTGCCTCTAACCGTTCAATGTACGTAGCCCCACAAAATAATGAGGGATTCACGTTAGTCGGACAATTCTGATCACATCCATGCACATAAGTATTGTAGCTGCACGTGTAGTATTGCACCCTTGATAAAATGTGTTTCTATACGATCGAAATTAACCAGTCTAGTATTAACTGGTATTAAATGAATAAAAGTTTTCTACCTCAATAAATACCTTTAGATTTCAAGAAAGTATTGGAAAATTTTACAGTATTTATCAATTAAATTGCAACTGCAGGAGAGTGGTGGAATACTAGTGTTATTGACGTCGAGAACGAAGCACTTGCCACTGGTGGAGCGCCTAACATTTCCAATGCTTTCACCATCAACGGTCAGCCTGGTGATCTATATTCATGCTCATCAGAAGGTAATTGATAATGATATTAACAGAAAATGAATTACAAACATATATTTATTCACACAGATAAGATAATGACATTTTAGAAATTGCAAGTGGTTACTTTTGTTTcaaataaggaaagaaaaaaaaagtactccaaaGGAGCAAAATAATATGTACGATAAATCTAAGTACACAAAAAATGTACCCCGAAATTATCCAAAAAGTGAATCTGTAGCGTtgatttattttctaaaatgaaTGTGGACCGCATATGTAACTTTTCGGGATACATTTCCTATGTACCTAGCATTGCTCAACGTGATATGTACCAGTACACATGACATTTATACTCAATGACGAGAATCAAATTGCGTATTGATTATCTAGCAAGATTAAGAACAAATTACATTTTGAACatatgtggattttttttttcctgtgtttAGACACATATAAGCTGAAAGTTGTACAAGGAGAAACATATCTCTTGCGCATCATCAACGCTGCGCTCAATACCCAGCTCTTCTTCAAGATAGCGAACCACACAATGACAGTTGTTGCCGTGGATGCCTGTTACACCAACCCGATGGTCACCGACACCATCGTCATGGCTCCCGGCCAGACCGTCGATGCACTACTCACCGCCGACCAACCACTAGCCTCCTATTACATGGCGGCACATGCCTACGACAGCGTGGGAGGTGTATACGATTCCACAAACACCACCGGGATTATCGTGTATGAAAATGCGACATCGTCAACCCCATTGATGCCTACCTTACCTGACTTTGACGACACTTCTTTGGCCTTCCAATTCTATTCAAATTTGACGAGCCTAATGAGTGGGCCTTATTGGGACCCCGTCCCAGTCGAAATCGACCAGTACATGTTTGTGACGGAAGGCTTGGGCCTTGCACCTTGCGGATCGAACAGTGCTTGTGAGGGTCCTTTAGGGCTCGAATTTGCCGCGAGCATGAACAACGAATCTTTCGAGCTTCCTACTAAGTTATCAATGTTACAAGCGTTTTTCTACAATGTCAGTGGGATCTACACCACCGATTTTCCTAGTAATCCACCGTTGGAGTTCAACTACACGGACTCAAGCAACGCTTTGAATACATCGCTCGTGATGACGACTAAGTCGACGAGGGTTATGAAATTGAAGTATAATTCTACGGTTCAGATTGTGTTTCAGAACACGGCGTTGGTGGGGACGGAGAACCACCCGATACATTTGCACGGGTTTAACTTTTATGTTCTGGCACAAGGGTTTGACAATTACAACGATGTAACTGGGCCTGAATCATTCAATCTCATCAATCCGCAAAAACGCAATACCATTGGAGTGCCTGTTGGAGGGTGGGCCGTCATTAGATTTGTGGCAAATAATCCTGGTACGTTTTCACTATTTAATTTTCATAACTGGATTATTTACTGTACGGTTACATTGAATAATTCGTCTGCCCTATATTGTTTGCTTGATCTTTCTCACGGAGTACAATTGCGCACATtgtataaaattataaatagaCATCGATCATCTACTGTCACAAACGCCTATGGTACATGCTCATGAACCAGTAGAAAATGAAGCAATAGCTTCAATGAAAAgtgagccttgtgtcccaaccTCTTGACATCGTATGTCACTCCGGACtcgaaaaagacaaaaacaaacaaaactcgTTGGCAAGTAGTTGTCAACGAGATCACAGAGGAATACAATACAAATACATCCGCTATCCCTCCTTAGAAAAGGCCCAAAATAGGGAAGGGTATAAATAGCCCAGCATTAATTAGTGATGGACTGTCTAACAATAAGTAATTCACTAGCGATTTTTATTACTCttaattttagttatttttaatttgtcaaCTACAATAAAATAAGTAATGTTAATTAAACTAATTAGTCAGTAACTTATGAGAATAGCTTATATGGATTGCGAATTAATTGGATATACTTATTCataggttttgaaattttgatggCTACTGTAGGTGTATGGATTATGCATTGTCACTTGGATGCGCACTTGTCGTGGGGCCTGGCGACTGCTTTTGTTGTTGAGAACGGGCCCACATTGTCGACATCTttgcctcctcctccaccagatTTACCCCTTTGTTCGTTTTATGCTAAGCAAAGAAGACAATTTGCCAAGAGGGAGGATGATGCCAAAACTTCAGTGCATGAAAGACTTGTACCCTGTGCAAGGTACAACACTCTTATGCACTAGAGTTTGGGCATTAAAAACAAGTTTTGGCTGATTAGTGaaatacccttttttttttgtgtgtgtgtggccgATTTAGCTCTTGgccatttttttcccccccccAAAGTTGCTATGGTTCTCCCTGGGAGCTTGTGGTGTGATTGTAAAATATgtggttttgggtttttttttttgtataaaatcaaatatccataaaaaaaagaagttacatGGATTAAAAGATCTACCCAATTGTTAAGATCTTCATTACCATGTATCTACATCGATCTTTCCGTATTGAGACCCAAACCCATTACTCAACCGTTGCCCGTTGATTGTTTTGCAATCACCGAGCAACAATCGACTTTGTTTGACGGAGGGGAGCACATTTGGGACATGGAGGCCTAAGAGAGGTAAACTGCAAGGCTGCGGCAACCTGGTGATTTTGGTGTGACCACATGGATGCGTTGATATCTTGATTGTGGAAGGAGATGCTAATAATATGTGAAAGCAATGAtgtaattttagtttttttcgtTTCCCCTGCCAAGGGACAAAACACTGGCAAGCAGTGGCGAAGAAAGGATTTTAATATGGGGTTGGCTTAGTAAACAGATTTTTGTTATCGtaacgtatacttattatatcataaagttttttctttctgatgcattacatttgtacattgaaatgattattGTCTAATGTAGTTAAAAGAATATTATGTTGATACTCTTGATGTGGTACTTTGTTTCGTaagtttttataaatttccGTTTGAtcgaaaaaaagaagttaaagaataccaatcattttgttttttttcttcttccttagACTACCTTAATagtcacgtgcttatttttaaTCGGTTCTGCTAACAAGTGTCCTGGTGCACAAGTTAAGGTGTAATAAATATGAAACTAGCAAAGACCCGTGTTATGCACAGAGGTATCACGTAAGTTTATAGAAGTGTGGAACACTGAGGGGTTTTTTTCGTCCCTGTTTTTAAATATAgttagttttcctttctttgggAAAATAACCATCAAACTTTAAACCTTTATGTGCAACAACTAAGAATTTGATTCAACTGAATAAAGTAAGAACGGAGAGGttaaattctaaaaaatgttGCTTGTGAGGTTAAATTCTACTGTAAAAAAATGTTCCTTGTACCTCATCCAACGTTTTAACcttttactttcaaaaaataaatcactgTGTAAATAGTGTCATCACATCTGAATAGTTCTAAGCTTACATCAATTCTTGCGACAGCCATGTGAGTTCAAAATAACCTAAAAATCACGAAATAGATGGGTTCCCTTTTAACAAAGAACTCTTGGTACATAAGATATATTTTGAGGAAAATAAACGAATAAAGGGGTTTCCAAGCAACAAATGAGCAGAGTATTGTAGTGTCAATCTTTTTAGCGTTTTTAATACAAAAGATGAAATGGATAAATTAACACCTAAATAAAcgaaattaattatatatatggCTTAGATCAAATCAATATGGCATTGACATTGGACATATAAGCATAAAAGGTACTTTGTAGAAATACTACTCATTGATCAatgttttgcatgtttttttttttcggcaaacaaaactttttataaaaaactCGAAAGGGATACATCGAGGTGGAACATCAAAAGTAGACAATGCTTATGAGGTTAAACAAAAGAAGAGTAAAGGGAGCAAGacagaacaaaacaaacatCCAATAGGGAGTTCGAAATGGAACCACTCCTCAGTCATACACTACTCATTCACCTTTCTAATTCTATCAAGGAAgcccttaaaatcctccactgtGTACACCTTAATATCGAACTTCACCTTAATTCACATCGCAACTCTGGTTTTGATCATCTTACCTACTTTCCTTATTCTTTTGTGCATATTCCATATTTATTGCACCTTAACAATTGCGCATATATATTCCATATTTATTACATCTTAATTTGTTCCCCAGGAGCATTTA
It encodes:
- the LOC131326583 gene encoding laccase-7-like isoform X1 gives rise to the protein MGHPMLLLLAFALALSAYCSSVASAEIVEHCFHVENLTITRLCKEQVIIAVNGGLPGPTLEVHEGDTLIVHVFNESPYNLSIHWHGIFQLQSGWADGPAYVTQCPIFPGNKYTYKFTIIGQEGTLWWHAHYGYLRATVYGALIIRPRMGNLYAFPKPSEEFPIILGEWWNTSVIDVENEALATGGAPNISNAFTINGQPGDLYSCSSEDTYKLKVVQGETYLLRIINAALNTQLFFKIANHTMTVVAVDACYTNPMVTDTIVMAPGQTVDALLTADQPLASYYMAAHAYDSVGGVYDSTNTTGIIVYENATSSTPLMPTLPDFDDTSLAFQFYSNLTSLMSGPYWDPVPVEIDQYMFVTEGLGLAPCGSNSACEGPLGLEFAASMNNESFELPTKLSMLQAFFYNVSGIYTTDFPSNPPLEFNYTDSSNALNTSLVMTTKSTRVMKLKYNSTVQIVFQNTALVGTENHPIHLHGFNFYVLAQGFDNYNDVTGPESFNLINPQKRNTIGVPVGGWAVIRFVANNPGVWIMHCHLDAHLSWGLATAFVVENGPTLSTSLPPPPPDLPLCSFYAKQRRQFAKREDDAKTSVHERLVPCARYNTLMH
- the LOC131326583 gene encoding laccase-7-like isoform X2, with the protein product MARPMLLAFANLALLAYSSVASAEIVEHSFHVQNLTINRLCHQQVITAVNGDFPGPTIKVHEGDTLVVHVFNKSPYNLTIHWHGIFQLQSGWADGPAYVTQCPIFPGNKYTYKFTIIGQEGTLWWHAHYGYLRATVYGALIIRPRMGNLYAFPKPSEEFPIILGEWWNTSVIDVENEALATGGAPNISNAFTINGQPGDLYSCSSEDTYKLKVVQGETYLLRIINAALNTQLFFKIANHTMTVVAVDACYTNPMVTDTIVMAPGQTVDALLTADQPLASYYMAAHAYDSVGGVYDSTNTTGIIVYENATSSTPLMPTLPDFDDTSLAFQFYSNLTSLMSGPYWDPVPVEIDQYMFVTEGLGLAPCGSNSACEGPLGLEFAASMNNESFELPTKLSMLQAFFYNVSGIYTTDFPSNPPLEFNYTDSSNALNTSLVMTTKSTRVMKLKYNSTVQIVFQNTALVGTENHPIHLHGFNFYVLAQGFDNYNDVTGPESFNLINPQKRNTIGVPVGGWAVIRFVANNPGVWIMHCHLDAHLSWGLATAFVVENGPTLSTSLPPPPPDLPLCSFYAKQRRQFAKREDDAKTSVHERLVPCARYNTLMH